CCGTCCCCCGGAAAACGCATGCCGGGCAGGCCGTCGTACTTTGCCGGAGTGAACAGCCTCAGCGTGTCCCACCGCTGCCGCCAGGCATCTCCGATCCTCGGATTCGCGTCCAGGATCAGGAATCTCCGGCCTTGGCGCTTGAGGTAGTGGCCGATGGCCAGGCCGGCCTGTCCCCCTCCGATCACCAGCGTGTCAAGCATGTCACCGGACCCGCCTTCTTCTCGTATGTTGTTCATTGCGCTGCCTCCTGTTCAGCCGCTGCGGATTGATCGGATGAACCGTCCCGGCTGGTTCCCGGCCGCCCTGTATCCCGACCGTGCGATTCGCTCCTGTAGCGCAGCCACCACACGAGCATCAGCGCGGACGCCAGAACGTACACCACATGGAGCAGCCAGATCGGACCGGCCGGCAGGTGGAAGACGTACACGGAGTGGACAGCGTTGGCCACATTGCTCAGGACCAGGCTGCTGAGGCTATAGGACGCCAGATCCTTGGTCCGCGCCGCTTTGAGAAGCATCGGCAGCATGCCAAGGGCGAACAGTACGGTGGAGCACGTACCGGCCAGGACGGGAAGGTTCATAGTTCGACACTAGGTCGGCATCCGCACGGTCCGCGTCGGCAGAATTATGCATTTTGCCCGGGCCACGGGTGGGTAGTTGTATGCAGCCTGATACCTACCCGGCGAGCCCGTGCTCGAAGGCGTACCTGGTGGCGGCTACCCTGGACCGGAGTCCAAGTTTGAGGAAGATGTTGCTGATATGCCGGGCAACAGTCTTTTCACTCAGGTAAAGCTCACCGGCGATCACACGGTTGGCCTTTCCCGCCGCAACGAGCCGGAGCACTTCGATCTCGCGCGGCGTGAGGGGTCCGGCGTCCTTCTCCTGCACCGGCGTGTGTTCGAGTGAGGTCCAGGCAGCCGCCGGGGCTGCGCCGAGGGCGAGGAACTCGGCCCGCGCCGCCTCGAAGTCCATCTCCGCCGCATCCTCGTCGCCGGATGCACGGCAGGCACGGCCCACAAGGGTTCGGCAGCGTGCTGCCTCGAACGGAACGCCCAGTTCCCGCCAGAGCATCCACGCGCGTCGCAGGACCGGCTGCGCCCGGGCGGGCTCTCCTTCGGCTAGGAGGACGGCGCCCCCGGCCTGGCAGGAGGCGGCCTGCACCATCGGCATCGCGCAGTCCTGCGCAACGGCGGCCAGCTCGTCCGCGGACCGCCTGGCCGCGGCGGTGTCCCCCGCGGCCAGCTCTATTTCCACAAGCGCCGGCAGCAGGTGGCGGCGGGTGGCGACGTCGGCGGAATCGGCCGCCCTCCGGATGAGGGCGCGCGCGGCAGGGATATCGCCAAGGGCCAGCTTCAGCAGGGCAAGTCCTGGCTGGGGCTCGTAGCCACTGCGTCCGGCGTGACGGTAGCATTCCTCCGCCGCAGCGAAGTCCCCCCTCAGGCGCTCTACTTCGCCCTCCTGGTAGAAGCCGCCGTAGAACGCATGATAGTCCCCTGCCGCAGCCAGGCGCTGCGCGTCCTTGGCCGCGCTGATGGCGTCATCCCAGGCCCCGTGCAGCCGGTACAGTTCGGCGCGGTGGGCCTGGCACTGGCCGCTGAACAGGACCATGTCCGGCCGTCCCGCGCACCAGCGGTCCAGCGCAGTCGTCCACTCCAGGGCGCGGCGCAGGTCGAAGGCCAGGTGGCAGTTGCCGATGACGGCGCAGTAGATGATGCCCGAGGGCACCGGCGAAACCTCCCCCGCGGTCACTGCCACCATCACCTCGTCAAAGAGCCGAACGCCGCTGCTGATGTCACCGAGCATCAGGCTGGCCTGCCCCCTGCCCAGTAAGGAGAGGGAGATGAGGTCCCGGTCCTGGAACCGTTCCCCGACGGCCAGGGCGTCCGCGAAGACCCGGTTGGCACCGTCAGGGTCGCCGCCGTATAGCATGCCCAGAGCCGTCGGAAGCAGCAGCAGGCCCTCCACCACGCAGGGCTCGTTCAGTTCAGCCACCAGCCGTCCGGCGCGTGCAAACCAGCCGGTGCTGCGGGCCATCTGGCCTGTGTTCATCAGATGCATGCCGATCCATCCGGCGCAGCGCGCCGCACCGGGCACGTCGCCGACGACGAGGTACTCCTCGTGCGCGCGGGTGAGGTTGTCGATTCCCGTGTCAGTCTTGCCCGTCAGGATTTCCACTGTGGCCAGGCGTTCGAGATCGGGCGCGGTGAGCCCGCCACGCCGGTCGGCGTCAAGGAACTGTTCGACGGCCTCGGTCCACCGATGCCCTTCGAAGGCGGAACGGCCCCGGTCAAGACCGGCTTCAGACGTTGCCATGATGCCTCCCCGCGGATCCGGCGGCCCTGTGGCCGGGCCCGTCCCTAAGCGCCCGCGGTTGCTCTAAGCGCCACGGTACGCCGGGTGTCGCCGGGGGCACAAGCACCGGCGAAGGGCCAGGGAGCGGGATGCAAAAGGGCACGAAAAAGCCGGCCCGGCGCGGGCGGTTTCTGGAAACCGTCCGGCCGGGCCGGCCTTTAGGGCGTTGGCTGCAAGCTAGTGCTTGTGGCCAGCGTGCTCGTCCTCGTCGGCCGGCTTCTCGACAACGAGGGTCTCTGTGGTGAGAACCAGCGCTGCGATGGAAGCGGCGTTGCGGAGGGCTGCGCGCGTCACCTTCACGGGGTCGATGACGCCTGCAGCGATCAGGTCTTCGTAATCGCCGCTCTTGGCGTTGAAGCCCTGGTTGACAGCCGACTCGGCAACCTTGGCGGCAACGACGTAGCCGTCGAAACCGGCGTTCTGGGCGATCCAGCGCAGCGGCTGGACGAGTGCCCGGCGAACGATGCCCACAGCCGAGGCTGCATCGCCTTCGAGTGCGGTGACTGCAGGGTCCTCGTCCAGCGCCTTCAGGGCGTGGATGAGGGCCGAACCGCCACCGGCAACGATGCCTTCTTCGAGGGCAGCGCGGGTGGAGGAGACTGCGTCCTCGATGCGGTGCTTCTTTTCCTTCAGCTCCACCTCGGTGGCTGCGCCAACCTTGATCACACCGATGCCGCCGGCCAGCTTGGCCAGGCGCTCCTGGAGCTTTTCCTTGTCCCAGTCGGAGTCGGTGCGGGTCAGCTCGGCGCGCAGCTGGGCAACGCGTGCCGCTACGTCCTCGGCCGTGCCGGCGCCGTCAACAATGGTGGTGTTGTCCTTGGTCACCGTGATGCGGCGGGCCGTGCCCAGCACCTCGAGGCCAACGGAATCAAGGCTGAGGCCCAGTTCCGGGGAGACAACCTGCGCACCGGTGAGGGTGGCGATGTCCTGCAGCATGGCCTTGCGGCGGTCACCGAAGCCCGGAGCCTTGACGGCAACGACGTTCAGGGTGCCGCGGATGCGGTTGACGATGAGCGTGGACAGGGCCTCGCCCTCGACGTCCTCGGCAATGATGAACAGCGGCTTGGAGCTCTGCAGCGCTTTCTCCAGGAGGGGCAGGAATTCCTGCACCGAGGAGATCTTGCCCTGGTTGATCAGGATAAGGGCGTCTTCGAGGACTGCCTCCTGGCGTTCCGCGTCGGTGACGAAGTACGGGGAAAGGTAGCCCTTGTCGAACTGCATGCCCTCGGTGAGGACGAGCTCGGTCTGCGTGGTGGAGGACTCCTCGATGGTGATCACACCATCCTTGCCGACCTTGCCGAAAGCCTCGGCCAGGAGCTCGCCGATCTCGTCGCTCTGGGCGGAGATGGCTGCAACGTTCGCAACCTGGGAGCCTTCGACAGGGCGGGCGTTCTCCAGCAGGCGTGCTGCGACGGCTTCGACG
Above is a window of Arthrobacter sp. FB24 DNA encoding:
- a CDS encoding helix-turn-helix transcriptional regulator; translated protein: MATSEAGLDRGRSAFEGHRWTEAVEQFLDADRRGGLTAPDLERLATVEILTGKTDTGIDNLTRAHEEYLVVGDVPGAARCAGWIGMHLMNTGQMARSTGWFARAGRLVAELNEPCVVEGLLLLPTALGMLYGGDPDGANRVFADALAVGERFQDRDLISLSLLGRGQASLMLGDISSGVRLFDEVMVAVTAGEVSPVPSGIIYCAVIGNCHLAFDLRRALEWTTALDRWCAGRPDMVLFSGQCQAHRAELYRLHGAWDDAISAAKDAQRLAAAGDYHAFYGGFYQEGEVERLRGDFAAAEECYRHAGRSGYEPQPGLALLKLALGDIPAARALIRRAADSADVATRRHLLPALVEIELAAGDTAAARRSADELAAVAQDCAMPMVQAASCQAGGAVLLAEGEPARAQPVLRRAWMLWRELGVPFEAARCRTLVGRACRASGDEDAAEMDFEAARAEFLALGAAPAAAWTSLEHTPVQEKDAGPLTPREIEVLRLVAAGKANRVIAGELYLSEKTVARHISNIFLKLGLRSRVAATRYAFEHGLAG
- the groL gene encoding chaperonin GroEL (60 kDa chaperone family; promotes refolding of misfolded polypeptides especially under stressful conditions; forms two stacked rings of heptamers to form a barrel-shaped 14mer; ends can be capped by GroES; misfolded proteins enter the barrel where they are refolded when GroES binds) translates to MAKQLAFNDAARRSLEAGIDKLANTVKVTLGPRGRNVVLDKKWGAPTITNDGVTIAREVELDDPFENLGAQLAKEVATKTNDVAGDGTTTATVLAQALVKEGLRNVAAGAAPGQIKRGIEVSVEAVAARLLENARPVEGSQVANVAAISAQSDEIGELLAEAFGKVGKDGVITIEESSTTQTELVLTEGMQFDKGYLSPYFVTDAERQEAVLEDALILINQGKISSVQEFLPLLEKALQSSKPLFIIAEDVEGEALSTLIVNRIRGTLNVVAVKAPGFGDRRKAMLQDIATLTGAQVVSPELGLSLDSVGLEVLGTARRITVTKDNTTIVDGAGTAEDVAARVAQLRAELTRTDSDWDKEKLQERLAKLAGGIGVIKVGAATEVELKEKKHRIEDAVSSTRAALEEGIVAGGGSALIHALKALDEDPAVTALEGDAASAVGIVRRALVQPLRWIAQNAGFDGYVVAAKVAESAVNQGFNAKSGDYEDLIAAGVIDPVKVTRAALRNAASIAALVLTTETLVVEKPADEDEHAGHKH